The nucleotide window AAGACTATTGTTTCCCGCGCGGGAGAGGATACAAAAATAGTGCTGACCGGAGATCCTTACCAGATCGACAATCCTTATCTTGACGCCTCTTCCAACGGGCTGACATACATCATAGAAAGATTCAAGGGGCAGGAGGTGTTCTCCAGCATGACTTTTGTGACATCCGAACGCAGCCCCCTGGCGAGGCTTGCCGCCGAATTGCTGTGAGTGCGGCCAACGAAGCAAACGCGGAGGCTCTCCGCAAACAGATGCGCGTGGACCTTCATCTGCACACCTATTTCTCCGACGGTTTTTACAGCCCTGAAGAGCTGATAAGAAGGGCCTGTGTCGTCGGGCTCAGCGCCATCGCTCTCACCGATCATGACACGACAGATGGTGTGGAGAGGGCGGTTCTCGCCGGGGCCCGTTACGGCGTGGAGGTGATCCCCGCCATTGAGCTTTCAACGCAGGGCTTCAGCGACAAGCATGACGAGATACATATATTGGGTTATTACATAAACTGGAGAACGGTTTATTTCCAGAAGAAACTTTCGCTTTTCCGCGGCGCCCGTATTAAAAGGGCTCATGTGATCTGCGATAAACTTAACGGTATGGGGATCCCCATAGACAGAAAGGTCATTTTTGAAATGGAGGGGCACGGGAGCGTCGGAAGAATACATATAGCGAAAGCTCTTGTGGCGGGAGGCTATGTCAGGGACATAGATGACGCTTTTCAAAAATACCTGATCAGGGGCCGGCCGGCTTTCGCGCAGCGTTTGAGGCTTCTTCCCGAAGAGGCGATCGATATGATAATCAGTATCGGCGGGATCCCTGTGCTCGCGCATCCGAAATTCGGCGTTCCCACAAAAAAAATCGCGCAGTATCTCGTCAAAAAAGGCCTTAAAGGCATAGAGGTTTATTATCCGGGGCATTCGCCGGAGGAAATTCAGAAATACAGGTCATGGGCGGAAGAAATGGGCATTCTCGTCAC belongs to Candidatus Omnitrophota bacterium and includes:
- a CDS encoding PHP domain-containing protein encodes the protein MSAANEANAEALRKQMRVDLHLHTYFSDGFYSPEELIRRACVVGLSAIALTDHDTTDGVERAVLAGARYGVEVIPAIELSTQGFSDKHDEIHILGYYINWRTVYFQKKLSLFRGARIKRAHVICDKLNGMGIPIDRKVIFEMEGHGSVGRIHIAKALVAGGYVRDIDDAFQKYLIRGRPAFAQRLRLLPEEAIDMIISIGGIPVLAHPKFGVPTKKIAQYLVKKGLKGIEVYYPGHSPEEIQKYRSWAEEMGILVTGGSDCHGELPGRPESIGRQYVPYMSVVKMKELKYMMMRKNMRLFEEV